One genomic window of Dermacentor andersoni chromosome 8, qqDerAnde1_hic_scaffold, whole genome shotgun sequence includes the following:
- the LOC126525940 gene encoding leukocyte receptor cluster member 8-like isoform X1, with the protein MAAVQAFEQAPTAIPWDKPESSKEMEAGVPVDPSQAWENARKALEKVQTTNGKTTTGAEQMAAPGYGAGFGYPYWPGQQQQQQQQGCMYPGYMGYNGYPAQGPGGAGYGFYPHYNMYGGGYFPASAPVQFPQPGGGAAANNGSPKSGPSVSSGAPPPPPGEQAPSEKEGTASEAPSSGTSPQVQQQQQQQHQPPMGFGAPGPAPGFGPGFSAGYCPPAPGYGFYYGYNGMAPNGEVGPRGPAQFGAGMQGKQAPGAGGVRFNLPKRGKFGGRGGSRANAFQQQRMAQGGGQRSAADATQRLEDCMANLTPHGGDWPESLKRYAMRAFGKCKSELDRDQVEIVLKGKLTKMYRDGAMWSIDWDKEPLPSIHSERLQQEQQNTGAGTAIGASGPEGANKVGSGAGLGLPLQLPQLGSTGSSKLPSPSKPGLGRRLGGLMAGRLGPPQTTPAGGAGGRLSSSASGGDSPPGYIPLKSSGGRRGDWGRGSSSRRSPRSRSRSRSRSWSPRSRSPAPTHAVARDRRKKRRSSSSMESSPSPEVTRSSKKVLNSSVSSYSHGGNNGGGKNKKSGQGGRKANKKQKKQQQMIQFQVEEDMATTEKLQKRAARFQSEISAGKKKRPFSLVLTINAGPNLGPASGDGETELDWESFPIVGTCQDLEKQYLRLTSAPDPSTIRPVEVLRESLDMVKEQWLQKQDYHYACDQLKSIRQDLTVQCVRDPFTVQVYETHARIALEKGDHEEFNQCQTQLKTLYQELHSGNALEFLGYRILYNVFARNTLELKTILAHLNSSEKTDEVVKHALEVCHAWSLGNYARFFKLYERPPKMSGYLMDWFAVRERRNALKAMVKAYRPVLPVEYIERTLGFADREDVLAFLAELNVTLAEDGASVDCKESLAAVLAA; encoded by the exons ATGGCCGCTGTGCAAGCGTTCGAGCAAGCACCGACCGCTATTCCCTGGGA TAAACCAGAAAGCAGCAAAGAGATGGAGGCTGGCGTGCCCGTGGACCCAAGCCAAGCTTGGGAGAATGCGCGCAAAGCCCTTGAGAAGGTGCAGACTACCAACGGCAAGACTACAACTGGCGCTGAACAGATGGCTGCTCCTGGCTATGGTGCAGGCTTCGGCTACCCCTACTGGCcaggccagcagcagcagcagcaacaacagggATGCATGTATCCCGGCTACATGGG GTACAATGGCTATCCGGCTCAAGGGCCCGGAGGTGCCGGCTACGGCTTCTACCCCCATTAT AACATGTATGGTGGCGGCTACTTCCCGGCGTCGGCTCCGGTACAGTTCCCGCAGCCTGGAGGCGGGGCGGCCGCTAACAACGGTTCCCCCAAGTCCGGCCCATCTGTCTCTTCGGGGGCACCGCCACCCCCTCCTGGGGAGCAGGCCCCTTCCGAGAAGGAGGGCACCGCCTCTGAGGCGCCTTCGAGTGGCACCTCACCCcaggtgcagcagcagcagcaacaacagcaccAGCCTCCCATGGGATTTGGTGCACCAGGCCCCGCTCCTGGCTTTGGCCCAGGCTTCAGTGCAGGCTATTGCCCACCGGCTCCTGGCTATGGCTTCTACTATGGCTACAATGGGATGGCACCCAATGGCGAGGTTGGGCCCAGGGGACCAGCACAGTTTGGTGCAGGCATGCAGGGAAAGC AGGCACCTGGTGCGGGTGGCGTCCGGTTCAACCTTCCCAAGCGTGGCAAGTTTGGCGGGCGGGGTGGTTCTCGTGCCAACGCGTTCCAGCAGCAGCGCATGGCACAGGGTGGTGGTCAGCGGTCGGCCGCCGATGCAACTCAACGCCTCGAGGACTGCAT GGCAAACTTGACTCCACACGGTGGGGACTGGCCTGAAAGCCTCAA GCGGTATGCCATGCGTGCCTTTGGCAAGTGCAAGTCCGAGCTGGATCGAGATCAGGTGGAGATTGTGCTCAAGGGCAAGCTGACCAAGATGTACCGTGATGGTGCCATGTGGTCCATAGACTGGGACAAGGAACCACTACCCAG CATCCACAGTGAGCGTCTGCAGCAGGAGCAGCAAAATACTGGGGCGGGTACAGCAATCGGGGCTTCTGGCCCGGAGGGTGCAAACAAGGTGGGCAGTGGCGCAGGGCTCGGCCTGCCACTGCAGCTGCCGCAGTTGGGCAGCACGGGTTCCTCCAAGCTGCCGAGCCCGTCTAAGCCGGGCTTGGGTCGGCGGCTGGGTGGATTAATGGCCGGGCGGCTGGGCCCCCCGCAGACCACACCCGCAGGAGGTGCCGGCGGCAGGCTCTCCTCCTCGGCCAGCGGTGGCGACTCGCCGCCCGGTTACATACCGCTGAAGAGCAGTGGCGGTCGTCGGGGCGACTGGGGTCGAGGGTCGTCGTCGCGCAGGTCTCCCCGGTCTCGTTCGCGGTCTAGGTCCAGGTCGTGGTCTCCCAGGTCGCGCAGCCCGGCCCCGACGCATGCCGTGGCGAGGGACCGTCGGAAAAAGAGGCGTTCGAG CAGCTCCATGGAGTCAAGCCCCAGCCCAGAGGTAACTCGTTCGTCCAAGAAGGTTCTCAACTCGAGCGTCTCTTCCTACAGCCACGGGGGAAATAATGGCGGTGGGAAAAACAAGAAGTCTGGCCAGGGTGGCCGCAAGGCCAacaagaagcagaagaagcagcagcaAAT GATTCAATTTCAGGTGGAGGAGGACATGGCGACCACGGAGAAGCTGCAGAAGCGTGCGGCGCGCTTTCAGTCGGAGATCTCTGCAGGCAAGAAGAAGCGGCCCTTCTCTCTCGTGCTCACCATCAATGCTGGCCCCAACCTGGGGCCCGCCTCCGGCGATGGGGAGACTGAGCTGGACTGGGAGTCCTTCCCCATTGTGGGCACCTGCCAGGACCTCGAGAAGCAGTACCTCAGGCTGACCTCG GCTCCCGACCCGTCGACCATCCGTCCTGTGGAGGTCCTCCGGGAGTCGCTGGACATGGTGAAGGAGCAGTGGCTGCAGAAGCAGGACTACCACTACGCCTGCGACCAGCTCAAGTCGATCCGCCAGGACCTAACGGTCCAGTGCGTGCGGGACCCTTTTACTGTGCAGGTTTACGAGACCCACGCCCGCATAGCTCTCGAAAAG GGTGACCACGAGGAATTCAACCAGTGCCAGACACAGCTGAAGACCCTGTACCAGGAGCTTCACAGTGGTAACGCCCTGGAGTTTCTTGGGTACCGCATCCTCTACAATGTCTTCGCCAGGAACACGTTAG AGCTGAAGACTATCCTGGCGCACCTGAACTCGTCGGAGAAGACTGACGAAGTGGTGAAGCACGCCCTGGAGGTGTGCCACGCGTGGAGCCTCGGTAACTATGCGCGGTTTTTCAAGCTGTATGAGCGGCCGCCCAAGATGTCGGGCTACCTCATGGATTGGTTCGCGGTGCGGGAGCGCCGCAATGCGCTCAAGGCCATGGTCAAGGC ATACCGCCCAGTTTTGCCGGTAGAGTATATTGAGCGTACGTTGGGCTTCGCCGACCGCGAGGACGTGCTCGCGTTCCTGGCCGAGCTAAACGTGACCCTGGCAGAGGACGGCGCCAGCGTCGACTGCAAAGAGTCCCTGGCAGCCGTGCTTGCCGCCTGA
- the LOC126525940 gene encoding leukocyte receptor cluster member 8-like isoform X2, translating to MAAVQAFEQAPTAIPWDKPESSKEMEAGVPVDPSQAWENARKALEKVQTTNGKTTTGAEQMAAPGYGAGFGYPYWPGQQQQQQQQGCMYPGYMGYNGYPAQGPGGAGYGFYPHYNMYGGGYFPASAPVQFPQPGGGAAANNGSPKSGPSVSSGAPPPPPGEQAPSEKEGTASEAPSSGTSPQVQQQQQQQHQPPMGFGAPGPAPGFGPGFSAGYCPPAPGYGFYYGYNGMAPNGEVGPRGPAQFGAGMQGKQAPGAGGVRFNLPKRGKFGGRGGSRANAFQQQRMAQGGGQRSAADATQRLEDCMANLTPHGGDWPESLKRYAMRAFGKCKSELDRDQVEIVLKGKLTKMYRDGAMWSIDWDKEPLPSIHSERLQQEQQNTGAGTAIGASGPEGANKVGSGAGLGLPLQLPQLGSTGSSKLPSPSKPGLGRRLGGLMAGRLGPPQTTPAGGAGGRLSSSASGGDSPPGYIPLKSSGGRRGDWGRGSSSRRSPRSRSRSRSRSWSPRSRSPAPTHAVARDRRKKRRSSSMESSPSPEVTRSSKKVLNSSVSSYSHGGNNGGGKNKKSGQGGRKANKKQKKQQQMIQFQVEEDMATTEKLQKRAARFQSEISAGKKKRPFSLVLTINAGPNLGPASGDGETELDWESFPIVGTCQDLEKQYLRLTSAPDPSTIRPVEVLRESLDMVKEQWLQKQDYHYACDQLKSIRQDLTVQCVRDPFTVQVYETHARIALEKGDHEEFNQCQTQLKTLYQELHSGNALEFLGYRILYNVFARNTLELKTILAHLNSSEKTDEVVKHALEVCHAWSLGNYARFFKLYERPPKMSGYLMDWFAVRERRNALKAMVKAYRPVLPVEYIERTLGFADREDVLAFLAELNVTLAEDGASVDCKESLAAVLAA from the exons ATGGCCGCTGTGCAAGCGTTCGAGCAAGCACCGACCGCTATTCCCTGGGA TAAACCAGAAAGCAGCAAAGAGATGGAGGCTGGCGTGCCCGTGGACCCAAGCCAAGCTTGGGAGAATGCGCGCAAAGCCCTTGAGAAGGTGCAGACTACCAACGGCAAGACTACAACTGGCGCTGAACAGATGGCTGCTCCTGGCTATGGTGCAGGCTTCGGCTACCCCTACTGGCcaggccagcagcagcagcagcaacaacagggATGCATGTATCCCGGCTACATGGG GTACAATGGCTATCCGGCTCAAGGGCCCGGAGGTGCCGGCTACGGCTTCTACCCCCATTAT AACATGTATGGTGGCGGCTACTTCCCGGCGTCGGCTCCGGTACAGTTCCCGCAGCCTGGAGGCGGGGCGGCCGCTAACAACGGTTCCCCCAAGTCCGGCCCATCTGTCTCTTCGGGGGCACCGCCACCCCCTCCTGGGGAGCAGGCCCCTTCCGAGAAGGAGGGCACCGCCTCTGAGGCGCCTTCGAGTGGCACCTCACCCcaggtgcagcagcagcagcaacaacagcaccAGCCTCCCATGGGATTTGGTGCACCAGGCCCCGCTCCTGGCTTTGGCCCAGGCTTCAGTGCAGGCTATTGCCCACCGGCTCCTGGCTATGGCTTCTACTATGGCTACAATGGGATGGCACCCAATGGCGAGGTTGGGCCCAGGGGACCAGCACAGTTTGGTGCAGGCATGCAGGGAAAGC AGGCACCTGGTGCGGGTGGCGTCCGGTTCAACCTTCCCAAGCGTGGCAAGTTTGGCGGGCGGGGTGGTTCTCGTGCCAACGCGTTCCAGCAGCAGCGCATGGCACAGGGTGGTGGTCAGCGGTCGGCCGCCGATGCAACTCAACGCCTCGAGGACTGCAT GGCAAACTTGACTCCACACGGTGGGGACTGGCCTGAAAGCCTCAA GCGGTATGCCATGCGTGCCTTTGGCAAGTGCAAGTCCGAGCTGGATCGAGATCAGGTGGAGATTGTGCTCAAGGGCAAGCTGACCAAGATGTACCGTGATGGTGCCATGTGGTCCATAGACTGGGACAAGGAACCACTACCCAG CATCCACAGTGAGCGTCTGCAGCAGGAGCAGCAAAATACTGGGGCGGGTACAGCAATCGGGGCTTCTGGCCCGGAGGGTGCAAACAAGGTGGGCAGTGGCGCAGGGCTCGGCCTGCCACTGCAGCTGCCGCAGTTGGGCAGCACGGGTTCCTCCAAGCTGCCGAGCCCGTCTAAGCCGGGCTTGGGTCGGCGGCTGGGTGGATTAATGGCCGGGCGGCTGGGCCCCCCGCAGACCACACCCGCAGGAGGTGCCGGCGGCAGGCTCTCCTCCTCGGCCAGCGGTGGCGACTCGCCGCCCGGTTACATACCGCTGAAGAGCAGTGGCGGTCGTCGGGGCGACTGGGGTCGAGGGTCGTCGTCGCGCAGGTCTCCCCGGTCTCGTTCGCGGTCTAGGTCCAGGTCGTGGTCTCCCAGGTCGCGCAGCCCGGCCCCGACGCATGCCGTGGCGAGGGACCGTCGGAAAAAGAGGCGTTCGAG CTCCATGGAGTCAAGCCCCAGCCCAGAGGTAACTCGTTCGTCCAAGAAGGTTCTCAACTCGAGCGTCTCTTCCTACAGCCACGGGGGAAATAATGGCGGTGGGAAAAACAAGAAGTCTGGCCAGGGTGGCCGCAAGGCCAacaagaagcagaagaagcagcagcaAAT GATTCAATTTCAGGTGGAGGAGGACATGGCGACCACGGAGAAGCTGCAGAAGCGTGCGGCGCGCTTTCAGTCGGAGATCTCTGCAGGCAAGAAGAAGCGGCCCTTCTCTCTCGTGCTCACCATCAATGCTGGCCCCAACCTGGGGCCCGCCTCCGGCGATGGGGAGACTGAGCTGGACTGGGAGTCCTTCCCCATTGTGGGCACCTGCCAGGACCTCGAGAAGCAGTACCTCAGGCTGACCTCG GCTCCCGACCCGTCGACCATCCGTCCTGTGGAGGTCCTCCGGGAGTCGCTGGACATGGTGAAGGAGCAGTGGCTGCAGAAGCAGGACTACCACTACGCCTGCGACCAGCTCAAGTCGATCCGCCAGGACCTAACGGTCCAGTGCGTGCGGGACCCTTTTACTGTGCAGGTTTACGAGACCCACGCCCGCATAGCTCTCGAAAAG GGTGACCACGAGGAATTCAACCAGTGCCAGACACAGCTGAAGACCCTGTACCAGGAGCTTCACAGTGGTAACGCCCTGGAGTTTCTTGGGTACCGCATCCTCTACAATGTCTTCGCCAGGAACACGTTAG AGCTGAAGACTATCCTGGCGCACCTGAACTCGTCGGAGAAGACTGACGAAGTGGTGAAGCACGCCCTGGAGGTGTGCCACGCGTGGAGCCTCGGTAACTATGCGCGGTTTTTCAAGCTGTATGAGCGGCCGCCCAAGATGTCGGGCTACCTCATGGATTGGTTCGCGGTGCGGGAGCGCCGCAATGCGCTCAAGGCCATGGTCAAGGC ATACCGCCCAGTTTTGCCGGTAGAGTATATTGAGCGTACGTTGGGCTTCGCCGACCGCGAGGACGTGCTCGCGTTCCTGGCCGAGCTAAACGTGACCCTGGCAGAGGACGGCGCCAGCGTCGACTGCAAAGAGTCCCTGGCAGCCGTGCTTGCCGCCTGA
- the LOC126525940 gene encoding leukocyte receptor cluster member 8-like isoform X3: MEAGVPVDPSQAWENARKALEKVQTTNGKTTTGAEQMAAPGYGAGFGYPYWPGQQQQQQQQGCMYPGYMGYNGYPAQGPGGAGYGFYPHYNMYGGGYFPASAPVQFPQPGGGAAANNGSPKSGPSVSSGAPPPPPGEQAPSEKEGTASEAPSSGTSPQVQQQQQQQHQPPMGFGAPGPAPGFGPGFSAGYCPPAPGYGFYYGYNGMAPNGEVGPRGPAQFGAGMQGKQAPGAGGVRFNLPKRGKFGGRGGSRANAFQQQRMAQGGGQRSAADATQRLEDCMANLTPHGGDWPESLKRYAMRAFGKCKSELDRDQVEIVLKGKLTKMYRDGAMWSIDWDKEPLPSIHSERLQQEQQNTGAGTAIGASGPEGANKVGSGAGLGLPLQLPQLGSTGSSKLPSPSKPGLGRRLGGLMAGRLGPPQTTPAGGAGGRLSSSASGGDSPPGYIPLKSSGGRRGDWGRGSSSRRSPRSRSRSRSRSWSPRSRSPAPTHAVARDRRKKRRSSSSMESSPSPEVTRSSKKVLNSSVSSYSHGGNNGGGKNKKSGQGGRKANKKQKKQQQMIQFQVEEDMATTEKLQKRAARFQSEISAGKKKRPFSLVLTINAGPNLGPASGDGETELDWESFPIVGTCQDLEKQYLRLTSAPDPSTIRPVEVLRESLDMVKEQWLQKQDYHYACDQLKSIRQDLTVQCVRDPFTVQVYETHARIALEKGDHEEFNQCQTQLKTLYQELHSGNALEFLGYRILYNVFARNTLELKTILAHLNSSEKTDEVVKHALEVCHAWSLGNYARFFKLYERPPKMSGYLMDWFAVRERRNALKAMVKAYRPVLPVEYIERTLGFADREDVLAFLAELNVTLAEDGASVDCKESLAAVLAA, translated from the exons ATGGAGGCTGGCGTGCCCGTGGACCCAAGCCAAGCTTGGGAGAATGCGCGCAAAGCCCTTGAGAAGGTGCAGACTACCAACGGCAAGACTACAACTGGCGCTGAACAGATGGCTGCTCCTGGCTATGGTGCAGGCTTCGGCTACCCCTACTGGCcaggccagcagcagcagcagcaacaacagggATGCATGTATCCCGGCTACATGGG GTACAATGGCTATCCGGCTCAAGGGCCCGGAGGTGCCGGCTACGGCTTCTACCCCCATTAT AACATGTATGGTGGCGGCTACTTCCCGGCGTCGGCTCCGGTACAGTTCCCGCAGCCTGGAGGCGGGGCGGCCGCTAACAACGGTTCCCCCAAGTCCGGCCCATCTGTCTCTTCGGGGGCACCGCCACCCCCTCCTGGGGAGCAGGCCCCTTCCGAGAAGGAGGGCACCGCCTCTGAGGCGCCTTCGAGTGGCACCTCACCCcaggtgcagcagcagcagcaacaacagcaccAGCCTCCCATGGGATTTGGTGCACCAGGCCCCGCTCCTGGCTTTGGCCCAGGCTTCAGTGCAGGCTATTGCCCACCGGCTCCTGGCTATGGCTTCTACTATGGCTACAATGGGATGGCACCCAATGGCGAGGTTGGGCCCAGGGGACCAGCACAGTTTGGTGCAGGCATGCAGGGAAAGC AGGCACCTGGTGCGGGTGGCGTCCGGTTCAACCTTCCCAAGCGTGGCAAGTTTGGCGGGCGGGGTGGTTCTCGTGCCAACGCGTTCCAGCAGCAGCGCATGGCACAGGGTGGTGGTCAGCGGTCGGCCGCCGATGCAACTCAACGCCTCGAGGACTGCAT GGCAAACTTGACTCCACACGGTGGGGACTGGCCTGAAAGCCTCAA GCGGTATGCCATGCGTGCCTTTGGCAAGTGCAAGTCCGAGCTGGATCGAGATCAGGTGGAGATTGTGCTCAAGGGCAAGCTGACCAAGATGTACCGTGATGGTGCCATGTGGTCCATAGACTGGGACAAGGAACCACTACCCAG CATCCACAGTGAGCGTCTGCAGCAGGAGCAGCAAAATACTGGGGCGGGTACAGCAATCGGGGCTTCTGGCCCGGAGGGTGCAAACAAGGTGGGCAGTGGCGCAGGGCTCGGCCTGCCACTGCAGCTGCCGCAGTTGGGCAGCACGGGTTCCTCCAAGCTGCCGAGCCCGTCTAAGCCGGGCTTGGGTCGGCGGCTGGGTGGATTAATGGCCGGGCGGCTGGGCCCCCCGCAGACCACACCCGCAGGAGGTGCCGGCGGCAGGCTCTCCTCCTCGGCCAGCGGTGGCGACTCGCCGCCCGGTTACATACCGCTGAAGAGCAGTGGCGGTCGTCGGGGCGACTGGGGTCGAGGGTCGTCGTCGCGCAGGTCTCCCCGGTCTCGTTCGCGGTCTAGGTCCAGGTCGTGGTCTCCCAGGTCGCGCAGCCCGGCCCCGACGCATGCCGTGGCGAGGGACCGTCGGAAAAAGAGGCGTTCGAG CAGCTCCATGGAGTCAAGCCCCAGCCCAGAGGTAACTCGTTCGTCCAAGAAGGTTCTCAACTCGAGCGTCTCTTCCTACAGCCACGGGGGAAATAATGGCGGTGGGAAAAACAAGAAGTCTGGCCAGGGTGGCCGCAAGGCCAacaagaagcagaagaagcagcagcaAAT GATTCAATTTCAGGTGGAGGAGGACATGGCGACCACGGAGAAGCTGCAGAAGCGTGCGGCGCGCTTTCAGTCGGAGATCTCTGCAGGCAAGAAGAAGCGGCCCTTCTCTCTCGTGCTCACCATCAATGCTGGCCCCAACCTGGGGCCCGCCTCCGGCGATGGGGAGACTGAGCTGGACTGGGAGTCCTTCCCCATTGTGGGCACCTGCCAGGACCTCGAGAAGCAGTACCTCAGGCTGACCTCG GCTCCCGACCCGTCGACCATCCGTCCTGTGGAGGTCCTCCGGGAGTCGCTGGACATGGTGAAGGAGCAGTGGCTGCAGAAGCAGGACTACCACTACGCCTGCGACCAGCTCAAGTCGATCCGCCAGGACCTAACGGTCCAGTGCGTGCGGGACCCTTTTACTGTGCAGGTTTACGAGACCCACGCCCGCATAGCTCTCGAAAAG GGTGACCACGAGGAATTCAACCAGTGCCAGACACAGCTGAAGACCCTGTACCAGGAGCTTCACAGTGGTAACGCCCTGGAGTTTCTTGGGTACCGCATCCTCTACAATGTCTTCGCCAGGAACACGTTAG AGCTGAAGACTATCCTGGCGCACCTGAACTCGTCGGAGAAGACTGACGAAGTGGTGAAGCACGCCCTGGAGGTGTGCCACGCGTGGAGCCTCGGTAACTATGCGCGGTTTTTCAAGCTGTATGAGCGGCCGCCCAAGATGTCGGGCTACCTCATGGATTGGTTCGCGGTGCGGGAGCGCCGCAATGCGCTCAAGGCCATGGTCAAGGC ATACCGCCCAGTTTTGCCGGTAGAGTATATTGAGCGTACGTTGGGCTTCGCCGACCGCGAGGACGTGCTCGCGTTCCTGGCCGAGCTAAACGTGACCCTGGCAGAGGACGGCGCCAGCGTCGACTGCAAAGAGTCCCTGGCAGCCGTGCTTGCCGCCTGA